The following are encoded in a window of Mannheimia varigena genomic DNA:
- a CDS encoding methionine synthase, protein MSKILLPTSTAGSLPKPTWLAEPEKLWSEWKFSGSELLQAKRDALLVSLAEQTAAGIDIVSDGEQTRQHFVTTFIEHLNGVDFNKRETVRIRNRYDASVPTVVGAVSRPKSVFVEDAKFLRAHTDKPIKWALPGPMTMIDTLYDAHYKSREKLAWEFAKILNEEAKELEAAGVNIIQFDEPAFNVFFDELNDWGVAALERAIEGLKCETAVHICYGYGIKANTDWKQTLGSEWRQYEESFPKLQQSKIDIVSLECQNSKVPMDLIELIRGKKVMVGAIDVATNVIETPEQVADTLRKALQFVDADKLYPCTNCGMAPLSREVARGKLNALSQGAAIIRAELAG, encoded by the coding sequence ATGAGCAAAATCCTTCTCCCAACGTCCACTGCTGGCAGTTTACCAAAACCTACTTGGCTTGCCGAGCCTGAAAAGCTTTGGTCTGAATGGAAATTCAGCGGTAGTGAATTATTACAAGCAAAAAGAGATGCTCTTTTAGTTTCACTTGCTGAACAAACAGCAGCAGGCATTGATATCGTGAGTGATGGTGAACAAACTCGCCAACATTTTGTAACTACTTTTATTGAGCATTTAAACGGTGTAGATTTTAACAAGCGTGAAACTGTCCGCATTCGTAATCGTTACGATGCCAGCGTGCCAACCGTGGTAGGTGCAGTTTCTCGCCCTAAATCAGTCTTCGTTGAAGATGCAAAATTCCTTCGAGCTCATACTGATAAGCCAATCAAATGGGCATTGCCGGGCCCGATGACAATGATCGACACTCTGTACGATGCTCACTATAAAAGCCGTGAAAAATTAGCGTGGGAATTTGCCAAAATTCTAAACGAAGAAGCAAAAGAGTTAGAAGCAGCAGGGGTGAACATTATTCAATTTGATGAACCTGCGTTTAACGTATTCTTTGATGAATTAAACGATTGGGGCGTTGCAGCTCTTGAACGAGCTATCGAAGGCTTAAAATGCGAAACTGCGGTGCATATCTGCTACGGCTACGGTATTAAAGCCAATACGGACTGGAAACAAACGCTTGGTTCAGAATGGCGGCAATACGAGGAGAGTTTCCCGAAATTACAACAATCTAAAATTGATATTGTCTCGCTTGAATGTCAGAACTCTAAAGTACCAATGGATTTAATTGAACTTATTCGTGGTAAAAAAGTAATGGTGGGAGCAATTGATGTGGCTACCAATGTAATTGAAACGCCAGAACAAGTAGCAGATACATTGCGTAAAGCATTACAATTTGTTGATGCCGATAAGCTCTATCCTTGCACTAATTGTGGTATGGCTCCACTTTCTCGTGAAGTCGCTCGTGGTAAGCTCAATGCACTTAGTCAAGGTGCAGCAATAATTAGAGCAGAATTGGCGGGTTAG
- the glyA gene encoding serine hydroxymethyltransferase codes for MLKRDMNIADYDAVLWQAIQDEDRRQEEHIELIASENYASPRVMQAQGSQLTNKYAEGYPGKRYYGGCEYVDIVEQLAIDRAKELFGADYANVQPHSGSQANAAVYMALLNPGDTILGMSLAHGGHLTHGASVSFSGKIYKAEQYGITAEGLIDYDALRKQAQEVKPKMIVAGFSAYSQVIDWAKVREIADEVGAYLFVDMAHVAGLIAAGVYPNPLPHAHVVTTTTHKTLAGPRGGLILSACGDEEIYKKLQSAVFPAGQGGPLMHVIAAKAVCFKEALEPEFKAYQQQVVKNAKAMVEVFKQRGFEVVSNGTENHLFLVSFVKQGLTGKAADAALGAANITVNKNSVPNDPQKPFVTSGIRVGTPSVTRRGFKEADVTALAGWMCDVLESIGKDNHEQVIAETKAKVLDICKRLPVYA; via the coding sequence ATGTTAAAACGTGATATGAATATCGCAGATTATGATGCTGTTTTATGGCAGGCTATCCAAGATGAAGATCGTCGCCAAGAAGAACATATTGAGTTAATTGCATCAGAAAATTATGCAAGCCCACGTGTAATGCAAGCTCAAGGTTCACAATTGACAAATAAATATGCTGAGGGATATCCAGGTAAACGTTATTATGGCGGTTGTGAGTATGTGGATATTGTTGAACAATTAGCTATTGATCGTGCTAAAGAGCTATTTGGTGCTGATTATGCTAATGTGCAGCCGCATTCTGGCTCGCAAGCAAATGCCGCAGTATATATGGCGTTATTAAATCCGGGCGATACGATTTTAGGAATGAGTTTGGCTCACGGTGGGCATTTAACACACGGTGCTTCAGTCAGTTTTTCCGGCAAAATCTATAAAGCGGAGCAATATGGTATTACCGCAGAAGGCTTAATTGATTACGATGCATTGCGTAAGCAAGCTCAAGAAGTTAAGCCAAAAATGATTGTGGCTGGTTTCTCTGCTTATTCTCAAGTGATTGATTGGGCAAAAGTGCGTGAAATTGCTGATGAAGTAGGTGCTTACTTATTTGTGGATATGGCACACGTTGCAGGTTTAATCGCAGCTGGAGTTTACCCAAATCCACTTCCACACGCACATGTTGTTACAACTACAACACATAAAACATTAGCCGGTCCTCGCGGTGGTTTAATTTTATCTGCTTGTGGCGATGAAGAAATCTATAAAAAACTACAGTCTGCGGTATTCCCGGCAGGTCAAGGTGGTCCGTTAATGCACGTTATTGCAGCAAAAGCGGTTTGCTTTAAAGAAGCATTAGAGCCTGAATTTAAAGCCTACCAACAACAAGTAGTAAAAAATGCAAAAGCAATGGTGGAAGTATTTAAACAACGTGGCTTTGAAGTTGTTTCTAACGGAACGGAAAATCATTTATTCCTAGTAAGTTTTGTAAAACAAGGCTTAACTGGTAAAGCGGCAGATGCAGCTTTAGGTGCAGCAAATATCACGGTAAATAAAAACTCAGTACCAAACGATCCACAAAAACCATTTGTAACATCAGGTATCCGTGTAGGTACACCATCTGTTACCCGTCGTGGCTTTAAAGAAGCAGACGTAACCGCACTAGCCGGTTGGATGTGTGATGTATTGGAAAGTATCGGTAAAGACAATCACGAACAAGTGATTGCAGAGACGAAAGCGAAAGTATTAGATATCTGTAAACGTTTACCAGTTTACGCATAA
- the purN gene encoding phosphoribosylglycinamide formyltransferase, whose product MKKFVVLISGNGSNLQSIIDKQNLGQISGKICGVISNKADAYGLVRAKNEGIPTFVFSRKDYKSNLEMDLAIAEQIERLGAGLIVLAGYMKILTPEFTQRFEGKILNIHPSLLPKYPGLNTYQRAIEAGDSEHGTTIHFVNEEVDAGAVVLQAKVPIYPDDEVEDVMGRVVEQEHQYYPLVIEWFCSGRLVVKDGKAYLDGKKLSVTGYAEE is encoded by the coding sequence ATGAAAAAGTTTGTTGTATTAATTTCAGGTAATGGTTCAAATTTACAATCAATTATTGATAAACAAAATTTAGGGCAAATAAGTGGGAAAATTTGTGGTGTAATCAGTAATAAAGCCGATGCTTATGGACTTGTTCGAGCGAAAAATGAAGGCATTCCAACCTTTGTATTCTCTCGTAAAGATTATAAAAGTAATCTAGAAATGGATCTAGCGATTGCTGAGCAAATCGAGCGGTTAGGAGCAGGGTTAATCGTGCTTGCAGGCTATATGAAGATTTTAACGCCTGAGTTTACCCAACGTTTTGAGGGGAAAATTCTAAACATTCATCCTTCATTATTACCAAAATATCCAGGATTAAATACTTATCAAAGAGCGATAGAAGCGGGCGATTCTGAGCACGGGACAACCATTCATTTTGTAAATGAAGAGGTTGATGCTGGGGCGGTTGTACTGCAAGCAAAAGTACCTATTTATCCTGATGATGAAGTTGAAGATGTTATGGGGCGTGTTGTTGAACAAGAACATCAATATTATCCACTGGTTATTGAATGGTTCTGTTCGGGGCGCTTGGTGGTTAAAGATGGAAAAGCTTATTTAGATGGGAAAAAATTATCAGTAACAGGATATGCTGAAGAATAA
- a CDS encoding DUF7606 domain-containing protein: MKKLMMIATAAMMVSGFAHAAGEQSDPREAHESTVKTSTVKYSCQNGRKVTVKYGFNKQGIPTYAEAKLNGKTRFMPINLNTTDATGTNFGDENNFSLYGDPMEFDNHRKVEMSIQSPSSEILYKFCKPRKN; this comes from the coding sequence ATGAAAAAATTAATGATGATCGCAACAGCAGCAATGATGGTTAGTGGTTTCGCCCATGCAGCCGGAGAGCAAAGCGATCCAAGAGAAGCTCACGAAAGCACAGTAAAAACGTCAACAGTCAAATACAGCTGTCAAAATGGTAGGAAGGTAACAGTTAAGTACGGCTTTAATAAGCAAGGGATTCCAACTTATGCAGAGGCAAAATTAAACGGAAAAACCCGTTTTATGCCGATTAACTTAAATACAACGGATGCAACCGGCACTAACTTCGGTGATGAAAATAATTTTAGTCTTTACGGTGACCCAATGGAGTTCGACAACCACCGCAAAGTGGAAATGAGTATTCAAAGCCCTTCAAGTGAAATTTTATATAAATTCTGCAAACCAAGAAAAAACTAA
- a CDS encoding ABC transporter ATP-binding protein has protein sequence MKLLEVKNLDVYLKTDEELVHAVRNVSFSIEKGQTLAIVGESGSGKSVTSMAIMQLLPKNIVKFGENSSIIFEEQELLSLSEKSMQAIRGDRIGMIFQEPMTSLNPYLPIGKQVAEAIQTHNPQITNAQAEKLVLETLQKVKIPDAEKKMVCYPHEFSGGQLQRIMIAMAIINKPDLLIADEPTTALDVTTQAEILDLMHDLQRDMGMAIILISHDLRLVHKYSDFVCVMQSGEIIERGETEQVFTNPQHPYTQELLTPIPDNLKGELPANAPTLIRAENIEVDYILKRSLFGKPKKVFNALKSISLELKTGETLGIVGESGSGKSTLGRAIMQILDYRGNLTFADKTLAKLNKAEHQALKKDMQMVFQDPFNSLSPRLTVGEIIAEGLTVHYPQMSKAERREKVMKILEEVNLNPAMINRYPHEFSGGQRQRIAIARAIILEPKFVLLDEPTSALDRSTQITVIELLNRLQKKYGLSYIFISHDLAVIRALSDRVLVMSQGDIVESGDVKQIFNAPQQEYTKRLILASNL, from the coding sequence ATGAAATTATTAGAAGTTAAAAATCTCGATGTTTATTTAAAAACGGACGAAGAGTTGGTGCACGCAGTGCGTAATGTCTCTTTCTCGATTGAAAAAGGGCAAACCCTGGCTATTGTGGGCGAGTCCGGCTCGGGTAAATCCGTCACCTCAATGGCGATTATGCAACTTTTGCCGAAAAACATTGTGAAATTCGGCGAAAATTCCAGCATTATTTTTGAAGAGCAGGAGCTACTCTCGCTGTCCGAAAAGTCAATGCAAGCGATTCGAGGTGATCGTATTGGTATGATTTTCCAAGAGCCGATGACCTCGCTCAACCCTTATCTGCCTATCGGAAAACAAGTGGCAGAAGCAATTCAAACGCATAATCCACAAATTACCAATGCTCAAGCCGAAAAATTGGTATTGGAAACCTTACAGAAAGTAAAAATTCCTGACGCTGAAAAGAAAATGGTGTGCTATCCGCACGAATTTTCGGGCGGTCAGCTACAGCGGATTATGATCGCAATGGCAATTATCAACAAACCTGATTTGCTGATTGCCGATGAGCCAACCACTGCTTTAGACGTGACAACTCAAGCCGAAATTTTGGATTTAATGCACGATTTACAGCGTGATATGGGAATGGCGATTATCCTGATTTCCCACGACTTGCGTTTGGTGCATAAATACAGCGATTTCGTCTGCGTAATGCAAAGCGGCGAAATCATTGAGCGTGGCGAAACCGAGCAAGTGTTCACAAATCCACAGCACCCTTACACTCAAGAGCTGCTAACCCCAATTCCCGATAATCTCAAAGGCGAATTGCCGGCAAATGCTCCAACACTGATTCGAGCAGAAAATATCGAGGTGGATTACATCTTAAAACGCTCGCTATTCGGCAAGCCGAAAAAGGTGTTCAATGCGTTGAAATCGATTTCGCTTGAGCTCAAAACCGGCGAAACCCTCGGCATTGTGGGGGAATCGGGCTCGGGCAAATCTACGCTCGGGCGTGCGATTATGCAAATTTTGGATTACCGAGGCAATCTCACTTTTGCCGACAAAACCCTCGCTAAATTGAATAAAGCCGAACACCAAGCACTGAAAAAAGATATGCAAATGGTGTTCCAAGATCCGTTCAACTCGCTTTCGCCACGCTTAACCGTGGGCGAAATCATCGCCGAAGGCTTAACCGTGCATTATCCGCAAATGAGCAAAGCCGAACGCCGTGAAAAAGTGATGAAAATTTTGGAAGAGGTGAATTTAAACCCTGCGATGATCAACCGCTATCCGCACGAGTTTTCCGGCGGACAACGCCAACGTATTGCGATTGCCAGAGCGATTATTTTAGAACCAAAATTTGTGTTGCTGGACGAGCCAACCTCCGCCCTTGACCGCTCTACCCAAATCACCGTGATCGAACTACTCAACCGCTTACAGAAAAAATATGGCTTAAGCTATATTTTCATCAGCCACGATCTCGCCGTGATCCGAGCCTTAAGTGACCGAGTGCTCGTAATGAGCCAAGGCGACATTGTAGAAAGCGGCGATGTGAAACAGATCTTCAACGCCCCACAACAAGAGTACACCAAGCGGTTAATTTTGGCGTCTAATTTGTAA
- the oppC gene encoding oligopeptide ABC transporter permease OppC, producing MQNSTENQPLVELTATVQGRSLWQDARRRFFRNKAAVASLAILFCILLFITFAPMLMPFSYEDTDWNMMGIPPDFESQHYFGTDSSGRDLLVRVAIGGRISLMVGIAGALIAVIIGTIYGAISGYFGGKVDMVMMRFLEILSSFPFMFFVILLVTFFGQNIFLIFIAIGMVAWLNLARIVRGQTLSLKNKEFVEAAIVCGVSRRQIIWRHIVPNVLGLVVVYASLEVPSLILFESFLSFLGLGTQEPMSSWGALLSDGAAQMETSPWLLAFPAFFLCLTLFCFNFIGDGLRDALDPKDK from the coding sequence ATGCAAAATTCTACTGAAAATCAACCGCTTGTTGAGCTAACCGCAACCGTTCAAGGAAGAAGTTTATGGCAAGATGCCCGCCGCCGTTTTTTCCGAAACAAAGCTGCGGTGGCAAGTCTGGCGATTCTGTTTTGTATCCTATTATTTATCACCTTTGCCCCAATGCTAATGCCGTTTAGCTATGAAGATACCGACTGGAATATGATGGGTATTCCTCCGGATTTTGAATCTCAACACTATTTCGGCACAGATTCGTCTGGGCGAGATTTATTAGTGCGTGTGGCAATAGGCGGACGCATTTCATTAATGGTCGGCATTGCTGGTGCATTAATTGCGGTGATTATCGGCACTATTTACGGGGCGATTTCCGGCTATTTCGGCGGTAAAGTCGATATGGTGATGATGCGTTTTCTCGAAATTTTAAGCTCATTCCCATTTATGTTCTTCGTGATTTTACTTGTTACCTTCTTCGGGCAAAATATTTTCCTGATTTTTATTGCTATCGGAATGGTAGCGTGGCTGAACCTCGCCCGTATTGTGCGTGGACAAACCCTTTCCCTGAAAAATAAAGAGTTTGTGGAAGCCGCCATTGTGTGTGGCGTCTCTCGCCGTCAAATTATTTGGCGACACATTGTGCCAAACGTGCTGGGCTTGGTGGTGGTTTATGCCTCTCTTGAAGTGCCGTCTTTGATTTTATTTGAGTCTTTCCTGAGCTTCTTAGGGCTTGGCACACAAGAGCCGATGAGTAGCTGGGGAGCGTTATTAAGCGATGGTGCGGCACAAATGGAAACCTCGCCGTGGTTGCTCGCCTTCCCTGCTTTTTTCCTATGTTTAACGCTGTTTTGTTTTAATTTTATTGGTGATGGCTTGCGTGATGCCCTCGATCCAAAAGATAAATAG
- the oppB gene encoding oligopeptide ABC transporter permease OppB, giving the protein MLKFIFKRLLEAIPTLFILITFSFFLMRLAPGSPFTSEKAYPPEVMANIEAKYHMNEPLYKQYFIYMENLAKGDFGPSFKYKDQSVNNLIASAFPVSIKLGITAFIFAVAIGLTAGTVAALKQNSKWDYWVMGFSMTGIIMPSFVFAPLLVLVFAIYLKWLPAGGWNGGQLYYMVLPVLSLTISYVAGIARITRGSMIEVLHSNFIRTAKAKGLPMNKIIFKHALRPALLPVITYLGPAFVGIITGSMVIESVFGLPGIGQLFVNGALNRDYSLVLSLTILVGTLTILFNAIVDILYAVIDPKIRYS; this is encoded by the coding sequence ATGCTGAAGTTTATCTTTAAACGTCTTCTTGAGGCGATTCCAACCCTGTTTATTCTGATTACCTTTTCTTTTTTCCTAATGCGGCTTGCTCCCGGCAGTCCGTTTACCAGCGAAAAAGCCTATCCGCCCGAAGTGATGGCGAACATTGAGGCGAAATACCATATGAACGAGCCTCTCTACAAGCAATATTTCATCTATATGGAAAACTTGGCGAAAGGCGATTTCGGCCCCTCTTTCAAATATAAAGATCAGTCGGTAAATAACCTGATTGCTTCTGCCTTTCCTGTTTCAATCAAACTCGGCATTACCGCTTTTATTTTTGCGGTGGCGATTGGGCTAACCGCTGGCACGGTGGCAGCTCTCAAACAAAATAGTAAGTGGGATTATTGGGTGATGGGCTTTTCGATGACGGGCATTATTATGCCAAGCTTCGTCTTCGCTCCGCTTTTAGTTCTTGTCTTTGCGATTTACCTCAAATGGCTGCCTGCCGGTGGCTGGAACGGCGGTCAGCTCTATTATATGGTGCTGCCGGTGCTTTCTCTTACTATCAGCTATGTGGCAGGTATCGCCCGTATCACTCGTGGCTCAATGATTGAAGTGCTGCACTCAAACTTCATTCGCACCGCCAAAGCTAAAGGTTTGCCGATGAATAAAATCATCTTTAAACATGCCCTCCGCCCTGCTCTGTTACCGGTGATTACCTATTTAGGCCCTGCATTCGTGGGCATTATTACCGGCTCAATGGTAATTGAAAGCGTGTTTGGCTTGCCAGGCATCGGGCAGCTTTTCGTGAATGGGGCGTTAAACCGTGACTATTCATTAGTGTTGAGCCTGACGATTTTAGTCGGCACCCTCACCATTTTATTCAATGCGATTGTCGATATTTTATATGCGGTGATCGACCCGAAAATTCGTTACTCATAA
- the potC gene encoding spermidine/putrescine ABC transporter permease PotC, which produces MKKTVRNLFMLAVFAYLYIPIIILVINSFNADRFGLNWKGFTWNWYERLFANDTLVQATMNSLTIAFFAATFSTILGALTSIALYRYRFRGKKLVGGMLFVVMMSPDIVMAVSMLVLFMILGIKLGFISLLIAHITFCLPYVVIAISSRLSDFDGKMLEAAKDLGASEVTILRKIILPLALPSIISGWLLSFTISLDDVIVSSFVTSPSYEVLPLKIFSLVKTGVTPEVNALATIMIIFSLTLVVLSQLVVRKKV; this is translated from the coding sequence ATGAAAAAGACAGTTAGAAACCTTTTTATGTTAGCAGTGTTTGCCTACCTCTACATTCCAATTATCATTCTTGTGATCAACTCATTCAACGCTGATCGCTTCGGTCTGAATTGGAAAGGCTTTACCTGGAACTGGTACGAACGCTTATTTGCCAACGATACGCTCGTACAAGCGACAATGAACTCATTAACCATTGCGTTCTTTGCAGCAACATTCTCCACTATTTTAGGAGCATTAACCTCTATCGCTCTCTACCGTTACCGCTTCCGTGGTAAAAAATTAGTGGGCGGAATGTTATTCGTGGTAATGATGTCGCCGGATATCGTAATGGCGGTGTCAATGCTTGTGCTATTTATGATTTTAGGCATTAAATTAGGCTTTATTTCGCTGTTAATTGCCCACATCACCTTCTGTTTGCCTTATGTAGTGATTGCGATTTCATCACGCTTAAGCGACTTTGACGGCAAGATGTTGGAAGCAGCGAAAGACTTAGGAGCAAGTGAAGTAACGATTTTACGCAAAATCATTCTACCGCTTGCGTTGCCTTCGATCATTTCAGGTTGGTTATTGAGCTTCACGATCTCATTAGATGACGTCATTGTTTCATCATTCGTGACCAGCCCAAGCTACGAAGTATTACCACTGAAAATCTTCTCATTGGTGAAAACCGGTGTGACCCCAGAGGTCAATGCCCTTGCAACCATTATGATCATTTTCTCACTAACGCTTGTGGTATTAAGCCAGTTAGTGGTGAGAAAGAAGGTTTAA
- the potB gene encoding spermidine/putrescine ABC transporter permease PotB, which produces MKANNKFQNGAVATIFGWLLLFVLVPNVLVLIISFLTENRQSQYFVDFAFSLDAYRSLFNDTYAKVLWNSLYMAGIATFFCLIIGYPFAFIIAKMPAKVRPFLLFLVVLPFWTNSLIRIYGIKIFLGVKGFLNESLMALGIISEPLRLLNSEVAIVIGLVYILLPFMILPLYSSIEKIDNRLLEAAKDLGANAFQRFVKVTIPLTMPGIVAGCLLVLLPAMGMFYVADLLGGGKTPLVGNIIKSLFLNTNQFALGSAVSIALTILMALMLYVYYRANKLLNKKVELE; this is translated from the coding sequence ATGAAGGCGAATAACAAATTCCAAAATGGTGCGGTCGCAACTATTTTCGGTTGGTTATTACTTTTCGTATTAGTGCCGAACGTACTCGTTTTAATTATTAGTTTCTTAACAGAAAACCGCCAAAGTCAATATTTCGTTGATTTTGCTTTCAGTCTTGATGCTTATAGATCGTTATTTAACGATACCTACGCCAAAGTGCTATGGAACTCGCTTTATATGGCGGGTATTGCGACGTTCTTCTGTTTAATTATCGGCTACCCTTTTGCCTTTATTATTGCCAAAATGCCAGCGAAAGTTCGTCCGTTTTTACTCTTTTTAGTGGTATTGCCGTTCTGGACAAACTCACTCATTCGAATTTACGGTATTAAGATTTTCTTAGGCGTAAAAGGCTTTTTAAACGAAAGTTTAATGGCATTAGGCATCATCAGCGAGCCGTTGCGTTTATTAAACTCCGAAGTGGCGATTGTCATTGGTTTGGTTTACATCTTGTTGCCATTTATGATTTTACCGCTTTATTCTTCTATTGAGAAAATTGACAACCGCTTATTGGAAGCTGCGAAAGACTTGGGTGCAAACGCATTCCAACGTTTCGTTAAAGTCACAATTCCACTCACCATGCCGGGCATTGTGGCAGGCTGCTTGTTAGTATTGCTTCCAGCAATGGGTATGTTCTATGTAGCAGACTTATTAGGCGGCGGTAAAACACCATTAGTGGGTAACATTATTAAGAGCTTATTCTTAAATACCAACCAATTTGCCTTAGGCTCTGCGGTGAGTATTGCTTTAACTATCTTAATGGCATTAATGCTTTATGTTTACTATCGTGCAAATAAATTATTGAATAAAAAGGTGGAGCTTGAATAA
- the potA gene encoding spermidine/putrescine ABC transporter ATP-binding protein PotA produces the protein MEKLEQKAIIELKNVTKSYGSKTILKNLNLTINDGEFLTILGPSGCGKTTALRLIAGFEDLTEGSIILDGQDVSNVPAEQRPVNTVFQSYALFPHMTIFENVAFGLRMQKVPNAEIEPRVMEALRMVRLEDRAQQKPAQLSGGQQQRIAIARAVVNKPKVLLLDESLSALDYKLRKEMQNELKALQRQLGITFIFVTHDQEEALTMSDRIIVMNGGKIAQDGTPREIYEEPSNLFVAKFIGEINVFDATVIERVDAKNVKANVEGRICNIKVEDMEVHPNQKLKVLLRPEDIVIEELDENESSKAIIGHIIDRNYKGMTLESSVKLDHNGLNVLVSEFFNEDDPNIDHDVGQKVALTWYEGWEVVLNDEGE, from the coding sequence ATGGAAAAATTAGAACAAAAAGCTATCATCGAGCTTAAAAATGTAACAAAAAGCTACGGTAGTAAAACGATTCTTAAAAATTTGAATTTAACCATTAACGATGGCGAATTTTTAACAATTTTAGGGCCTTCGGGTTGTGGTAAAACAACTGCATTACGTTTAATTGCCGGTTTTGAAGATTTGACTGAAGGCTCAATTATTCTTGATGGGCAAGATGTTTCTAATGTTCCAGCGGAGCAACGCCCTGTTAACACCGTATTCCAAAGCTATGCGTTATTCCCACATATGACCATTTTTGAAAACGTGGCGTTTGGTTTACGTATGCAAAAAGTACCTAATGCAGAGATCGAGCCTCGTGTCATGGAAGCATTGCGTATGGTTCGCTTGGAAGACAGAGCTCAGCAAAAACCGGCTCAACTTTCCGGTGGTCAGCAACAGCGTATTGCGATTGCTCGTGCGGTGGTGAATAAGCCAAAAGTGTTGTTGTTAGATGAATCGCTTTCAGCATTAGACTATAAATTGCGTAAAGAGATGCAAAACGAGCTGAAAGCGTTGCAGCGTCAATTAGGCATTACCTTTATTTTCGTAACACACGATCAGGAAGAAGCCTTAACAATGTCTGACCGTATCATCGTAATGAACGGCGGTAAAATTGCTCAAGATGGAACACCTCGTGAAATTTATGAAGAGCCGAGCAACTTGTTTGTGGCGAAATTCATTGGCGAAATCAACGTATTTGATGCGACTGTGATTGAGCGTGTTGATGCCAAAAACGTGAAAGCGAATGTGGAAGGCCGTATCTGCAACATTAAAGTAGAAGATATGGAAGTTCATCCAAATCAAAAACTGAAAGTGTTGTTGCGCCCTGAAGATATTGTGATTGAAGAGTTAGACGAGAACGAAAGCTCGAAAGCGATCATTGGTCACATTATTGACCGTAACTATAAAGGTATGACGTTAGAATCAAGCGTAAAACTTGATCACAACGGCTTGAACGTGTTGGTTAGCGAATTCTTCAACGAAGACGATCCAAACATTGACCACGATGTGGGTCAGAAAGTGGCTCTCACTTGGTACGAAGGTTGGGAGGTTGTGTTAAACGATGAAGGCGAATAA
- a CDS encoding BrnT family toxin, with amino-acid sequence MKLEYDEQKSEKNRIERDLPFSMVADFEFDTAFIREDLRYEYAETRYRALGRIGNRLYALVFCLRNEAVRVISFRKANVREIKLYEQNKKFSD; translated from the coding sequence ATGAAGCTAGAATATGACGAACAAAAAAGCGAGAAAAATCGTATAGAACGGGATTTGCCATTCTCTATGGTTGCAGATTTCGAGTTTGATACGGCCTTTATTCGAGAGGATTTACGTTATGAATATGCAGAAACAAGATACCGAGCATTAGGGCGAATAGGCAATCGGCTTTATGCTCTCGTTTTCTGTTTGAGAAATGAAGCCGTGAGAGTAATCAGTTTTAGAAAAGCGAATGTGAGGGAGATAAAACTTTATGAGCAAAACAAAAAATTCAGTGATTGA
- a CDS encoding BrnA antitoxin family protein, translating to MSKTKNSVIEIENPMWTQTDFDNALHFDQLPPQLQHLVLVSQAKKRGRPTSADKKVSVTIRYSSKVIEAFKATGKGWQTRMNQVLEDYISQHS from the coding sequence ATGAGCAAAACAAAAAATTCAGTGATTGAGATTGAAAATCCGATGTGGACACAAACAGATTTCGACAATGCACTTCATTTTGACCAACTGCCACCACAATTACAACATTTAGTCTTAGTTTCACAAGCCAAAAAACGAGGCAGACCGACAAGTGCTGATAAAAAAGTGAGTGTCACTATTCGTTACTCCTCAAAAGTGATTGAAGCATTCAAAGCCACTGGCAAAGGTTGGCAAACCCGAATGAACCAAGTGTTGGAAGACTATATTTCTCAACATTCGTGA